GCTAATTCCTGGAGTAGTATAATCAAGTTCCTCATTGGtttatttcttttgaaaaaagaaatgaaagttAAAAGGAGGTTAATGGTTCCTTGTTAATGGTTGTATCTCCTTTATTTCCTACCCAAACCCCCCAAACTAAAAAAAGTACAGCGATTCTTGTCTCTCAGGTATCTCGCTCAAGCTCCTCCACCGTACGATCCATATGGAGGCTACCCTGTTCCTCACATGCCAATGCCTGCACCTGCTCCTGTGCCAGCACCAAGCAGTTATGTGCCAATCCAGGTGATGCATGCATGTCTCTAACTTTGTCATTTGTGTTAGATTTGAAATTTTTCCAGAGTTAACTAACGGTTGACATCTTTCCTGCATGCCTTTTTGTTTATGTTTcctttttaggttttgttctttcTGTTTTTGATTTGGGTTTACTATGGCATATGCGCTTAGGActagaaatattatttttattgttaagTTGGTTGGATCTGACTTCCTTCAGTATGGTAATATCTGTGGTTCTGCTGATTCTTTTGAGACAGTGTTACTGCTGAAATTGTTGGGAAGTGTTATGCTTTATACAGCTGGTGGATGTAGCATTTGTGCAGTATATGTTCGTTCTAAAGATTATGCATCATGCATGACATAGTTTGTATTTTGCTGTGTCCACTGATCTATTTATTGCATTCTTGTAGAATACTAAAGATAACCCTCCTTGCAATACCCTATTTATTGGCAATCTTGGAGAGAATATAAACGAGGAAGAGCTGAGAGGCCTTTTCAGCGCGTACGGCTCTGCCATTTGCTATTGCTTTTATGCAAAAGTTgactatttcttatttttctgtCTTAACTATTTTCTAATCTATTCATTTGCTTAATGTACTACCAGACAACCTGGTTTTaaacagatgaaggttttgagACAGGAAAGACATACGGTGtgtttcattgaatttgaagtaAGTTCCTTGCCTGTCTGGGATCCCTTTTTATGCATTTTTTGATTGTGTGCATATTTTATGCTCCTACTTCATGTAATCATCAACTTCTGTCTGGCATATGCAGGATGTGAATAGTGCCACCAATGTCCATCACAGTTTGCAGGGTGCTGTCATACCGAGCTCTGGTTCAGTTGGCATGCGAATTCAATATCCTTTATTCTTGTTTAGCAGTCTCATCTGCTGGAGCTTGATATTTTTCAATCGTGCCTTTCTCTTGCTTCTGCCACTCTGTTGTTTTAGCAGTCTGAATCTGACTGCCGATTTGGAAgtgctgatttttttttttctaatataaaaaatatcaaaCACTTCCAAGTGTTGACTTGGAGTTGATGTTGGGGCAGTATCCTGTGGGCTTGGTGCCTCTGCAGATACAACCTAGTTGAACAAAATTATCCTGAGTTGGGACACTGAAGGGGCAATATTTGCATGCTGAAGCTCTCTTTGGTATTGGGAGCTTGGAGCTTCCAGAAATTGGATAACTATCTGTTTTGAAATATCATTGAGATTTCAAAACACTTCCAAGTGTTTTCCCTTTGGTATTTGGAGCTTGGAGCTTCCAGAAATTGGATAACCATCTGTTTTGAAATATCATTGAGATTGCTGTTAACAGGATGACACCTGACTAATGTTTTATTCCTGATGTTGGTTTGTTCTTCCTGCGAAAATTTTGTAGCCAACCTTCTAaaacttttttcattttctttttcttccgtgAGATGACACAAGTCCTTTTTGACAtccaaaaggaaaagagaagatgATGATAGTGCTTTATCTACCTCTGCATGTGACTTTTGAGAAGGCCAAATACATCGACAGCCCCTTAAAGTTGTCCGCACTTTTCACTTAGACGCTCTATCTTAAGTCCGTTCCATCTGAACATTTCAACGAAGTCTTTACTGTGTCATTTAGACACACTATGCTGATATGGCAAGGTAAGTGTTTCTTACATTTTCCAAGCGCGTGAAATCATTCCAAAAAACAAACTCCACATACTTGTCGAAAAATGTACAGCTTCTGCCAGAAAATTTTCCGGCCATCTTCTTAGCCCAATTTTTTTTAGATTTGTTCTCATTAATACAATTGTATCCTTCTTTAGATCTGGGCACACCATCACCACCTTTAAATCTGGCCACCATCATAAAGTTCTCATTTTGAAGATCTGGTTGGCCACTGCAATTCTGGCCATAAAAGTAGCAGCGTCCCTACCTGCCTACCTCATCTTCTCCATTATCTTCCACCATGGAATGGCACGAACAAGAACGGTGACAAGAGCCCTCTCATTTTCACTCGTCCGGCGAAATTTTATTTTTCTGACGAAGTTTCATTTTTTTCTCAATAGTTAAATGTGACTTGAATCAGATTcggctagattcgagcggatcTGACCGGAAATAACAAGTTTTTGGTTTCCCTTTTGCATTGGTGTCTTCTCCtcgttttttctttttatttctgtcTACAGGTTATAGATCTAAAAACATATGGTGAAACTCCACCATCTTTTAATTCGGTCGGAATTTTATTTCCGGCAACTTTGTGGTTTGGTCAGATTTTCATTTTTCCGGCAACCTGCTTATGTTCGTTGATTTTTATGATTGAGTCCCATCTTTGGTACATTTAGATTGGGTTTGATTTCACTACTCTCAACTATTGTATTATATTCTGTTTGTTTGCCAATGATTTTATTGGTCGTTTGCTGCTgcattttgaaggaaaaaaaaatggcCAGGGGATCATTGGGGAAGATGACAGACGGGTGGGGTTAAGGTAAAATACACGTGTCTTTGTCTTATTCGTCAATCTGGCGTGTGAATTACACGCTCCTTTTGTGTGTGGCTGCCTAATAATTTTGTGTTCAAATGACACATTTGAGCTGTGCTTGGAGTGTTCAAATGGAACAGGCTTAAGATAGAGTGTCTAAGTGAAAAAGTGCGGACAACTTTAAGGGGCTGTCGATGTATTTGGCCTTTTGAGAAAGGGTTATGTTTCCTTAGAACCATAAACTTTATTTATAGCCTTTTCCCAAATACTTATGTAAGCAGAGGTCTATATGAAAAGAGTAAGATATGGTACTTTATGCTACAAATGTATAGTCACCATCTCATGGGAAATACTCCTTTTAGTTATCTGAGTTTTAAATTGTATAATCTATCACAACATTCTTTGGATGGCCATGTTTCTCCTTAATATTCAGCTACATATTCAAAGAATCCATTTGGGAAAAGGAAGGATGGCCACCCAGCTGGTGCCCCTAATGCAAATGGAGCTCCTCCACCTCTTACCTACCAGTAGCTGCAGGGGATGTATTCTGTTCTCTATGCTCTGCCAAATACAAACACATCATGCAGCTGTTGCATGCATCCTTGCTATCATCAAGTCATGAGCATTAGCATCTTGACATGAACATCTTTTTGGATCATATCATAGTTTATCCAAGACATGCATTTGAAGCACGGTCATCTCAAAAATTGTCAGCTTATTCAGGGTTCACATTTTATGACATGTCATAGGAAGGATGCATTTAATTTCTGGTGTTAAATCTTGTTGGTCTATTATGTCACATGCTATTCTACATTTTGAGAATTGCTTTGCTGAATATATTTTAGTGCTAAGATATATTTTTAAACCCTCAAGTCTAACTTCTTTAGCACCTTATCATCATATTATGTGTGGAATGAAATAGAATGTGCATCATAAAGTGAGATCATAATGCGGTTAGAATGCATCTCAACTCTCTGGTTAGGGTTGTCAGTCACTCCATTAACCTTGTAATGCAAATTGATGATAACACTATAACATCCATGTTTCAGATCCTAGACGGCTGGATTGTCTGGAAATAGCATTGTGTTTGTGTTATGCAGGTAATTGTGCAAAAAGACAGTGCTTCCTTTTATTTGGGGATGTCCAATTGCTGGAGTTGCTTTGTCCAGGTATTTTGTTCCGCTTGCAGAATGTGCACATCATATTATAGATGTTGATGCGGCACCCTACGAGAAGATGGTTCTGGTTTGTTTCAGGCTGGTGTGGTAGCTTTGAACTTTCTTGCTTGTTTCCTTTTAGCTTTTTCAGCTAACTCTAATTGCAAACAAAAGTTGATTCGTGGAAATTTTATACATAGTTGACTGGTTGGATATATGATCTGTAACAATTAGAGTTGGGTGGCTTAGAAAAGAAATAGTTAAAGGATTTTGTAGGAATTAGGAAATCCAAATCAGCCAGCATTACTACTCTTAAAGGTGCTGACCGAATAGCTTTATTTCATTGATTAATAGTATTACGGAACGGTACATGACATCATGGTGCAGTGACTGCACCGAATCTCTCAGCGGTAAGTTATATGCAAATAGTATTTGCATATTTGGGGGTCGTTAGGTTGGATGGACTGGAAAGATAATCTCCACATAGTTAGTGCAGTCAACAGCGAGATTGATGGACACTCGGCGAACTTTCCAGCGCATGTCATGGCAAACGGCAACTTTCTTTGCTTTCTTCATAGTATGAAAGCAGATGATTATGTTGGTGATTGCACTATAAAAATACAACAACTAGTTATTTTGGCTTTAGTGCGTTTTAGCAAAGAGTTTATGGCACGTTTCCCAACAACTTCGTCCTGTGGCGGAAGTATTTACCCGATCCATTAAACTGGTTACCGTTTGGAGAAAATTCTCCCCGGTAAAAGGACAAATATTGAAGAAGGAAAGGCCCCAAAGAAGATAAGAAGCAAACAAACAATTTAGGCCTTTCAGTTTGTATTTCTCATTTTGTTTCAATTTTATGCCCGGTTTGAAATAGTAATTCGATTTTCATATAATTTAAAGTGTGGTAGAAGAGAATATTGAAGTTATTGCAAAACTAGTTGGTGAAACTTTTTTTGCCAAAACTAGTTTATAGGGACGCTGAATTTCAAAGTCAACCGTAAGCAAAATAATGGTCATTTTTTTTGATAAGGAAAAGTAATGGTCCTTGGTAGAAAAGCAGATCAAATCTGTAATAAAATATGGGACAGCGGGAatgtttgccagaaaattcaGCTAGTTTACAGACATATGTACTGTACAAACATATGGGACATCGAAACGATACTTTTAGATATGAGACACACAATTACATATAGAGAAAATTTACTCATATCCAATATTTACATGAAACTCGTTAGGACCGCAAAAAAACAGGTGCCATGCGGAAGCTAATAAAgcaaaccttgaacgacgataaatcagaaagtaaaagagaaatctatcaaaagagacacaaacatttaacgtggttcagtcAATTGACCTATGTCAacggcggagatgagcaatccactatattaaaagagagtacaaaatatcgagagaataacctcacgaagaggcaaacacaagtgacacactaacacttatTCCGTAAAGTTCCCCCCTAAAcacaacactcaaaaccccatatggctacattgtggatgctaataaatgagaaggaaggatcctcaatttatagaagtgcAAATATTTTTCTACAGGGAAAGGAACTAGCCAAATATGTGAGAtatataatttccttctacaagaaggaaaacataattatggtaaatatgttgccATTTCTTTCAAGAAATAGGAgaatcaaatatggtaagaaaatcaggaccacctaacaattctcccccttgacctgaattttctgacaaaataaacttgatccaccttcttcacatagccttcaacaagtcgcatctccaaatctccaccacaaagtttgtctcaacgtgcGTAGCGCACTGGTAAAATTTCTCAGACAAAAATCACGATTATCGTCTAATATGTTGCGGCTAGAACTGAACCCGccaagatgaacctgtcttgaacctcgctctgataccacttgttatgACCGCAAAAAATCAGGTGCCATGCGGAAGCTTATAAAGCAAACCTTGAACGAcaataaatcagacaacaaaagagaaatataccaaaagagatacaaacatataacgtggttcggtcaactgacctacgttcatggcggagatgagcaatccactataataaaagagagtacaaaatatcgagagaacaaccttacaaagaggcaaacacaagtgacaaactaacacttgtcccgtaaagttcttcccctaaacacgactctcaaacctCGTAtagctacattgtggatgctaatgaatgagaaggaagaatcctcaatttatagaagtccaaaccttTTCGTACAAGGAAAGTAACTAGCCAAATATGAGAGATATATAGTTTCCTTCTACAAGAAGGAAAATCCAATTATGATAAATATGTTGCCATTTCCTTCAAGAAATAAGAgaatcaaatatggtaagaaaatcacgACAACACCTAACAAAACTTATTACGTAACTTGATAAGCAATtagcaacaacaataatttttatgaattatggACCATAGTCCATAGTACATATTTATTTATGGACTATACTTTGAATCTTTGGTGATGTTGATATACCTTATACAAATCTTTCTGTAACTTTGTAAAAGGTCGGATCTCATGCATTTTTTCGGGGCCGGTTGGTTGATTATATAGTAATAAATGAATAATTAAACCCAGCATAAAGTTGTGCATGAGATAATACAATTCTTGGTTGGTTGTATAAAAAATAATCAGTATAATAATACATTATTCATCATATAATTGGTGTTGGTGATATTAAATTATAGCGATTGCATTATATTATGGAAAAATCTATGTATGTATTATGCCTTCCTTCTTAATTATCGTATGAAACCTCATAACTAAGACGGGACAGTGAGTGGGTCTGTGGGTGGCAGTAGCTACCGGTAGGAGGTCTTCGTCGTCGGACATGGAATTTGGGTAAAAGAAGGTCAATGAAGAGGAAGAATAGTGCTATTCGGCAGAAAAAGAAAATGTGGGCCACGTCCGGCAGAAACATTTAGGGGACCATTTCTTTATTAAGGTATGCTTTACTGAATAAAGAATTCGACCTCAACTTCCCTCCACTCCTTATTAAGGTTGTTAAAACTCCACTCCTGTTTTACAGAGTTCACATTTATCCCTTTGACAGCCCTTATTATGCTTTTTCAACATGTTCCCATTTCCTTTTCACACTTAGAAGACCAACACTCTATTCTACAAAATTCCAAATGAAGAAGAGCAGCTTACTTCTTCATTTGTTTTCCCCTCCTTAAACTACACTTCAAATTTCTTCACAACCGCATTGTTCTTCTTAATTCCCACACCCCCAACtattttacttaaaaatccaGTTTTCAGTGTTACTCTCTTACTCTTCTTGTTCAAATTATGAATGCTGCTTTTAAAAATTTCATCTTTTTCTACTGCTGCTGCTTCTCTGTGTCTGGTTATGCTCTTAGCTCTGATGGCACAGCTCTACTTTCCCTTCTTAGGCACTGGGATACTGTACCCTCAGCTATTAACTCTTCTTGGAATGCTTCTGATGCCACTCCTTGTTCTTGGGTTGGTGTTGAATGTGATCGCAAACAATTTATCACTTCTTTGAACCTCTCTGGCTACGGAATCTCAGGCCAATTGGGGCCCGAAATTGGTCATTTGCAGCGCTTGCGTACCATTGATTTGGGCGTTAATGCTTTCTTTGGCTCCATTCCTTCGCAGCTGGGAAATTGCACTCTTCTTGATTACTTGGATCTGTCCTACAACGCCTTTACTGGACAAATCCCTCAGAATCTTGGAAATTTACAGAGTTTAACCTACATAAACTTGTTTTCAAATTCATTGACTGGTAATATTCCTGATTCCTTGTTTACTATCCCACACTTGGAGACCATCTTCTTTAATAGTAACAAGTTAAGTGGTCCCATTCCATCTAGCGTTGGTAACATGCCTCAGCTTTTGTCTCTCTGGCTTTATGATAATGAGTTATCAGGTCCTATTCCTTCCTCTATAGTAAACTGTACTAAATTGAAAGAGTTGTATTTGAATGATAACCGTTTAGTTGGTAGCCTGCCTGAGAATTTAGATAAGCTAGTACACCTTGTTTATTTGGATGTAAGCAATAATAGACTAGAAGGCACTATCCCTTTCTGTTCGGGTAACTGCAAATATCTTGACAATCTGATCTTGTCATACAACCATTTTAATGGAGGACTTCCACAAGGTTTGGGGAATTGTAGTAACCTAACAGTTCTTGCTGCTATCTCTTCTGGTTTAAGTGGCCCTATTCCTGCTTCTCTGGGCCAGCTCACAAAGTTGGAGAAGCTTTACCTTACTGACAACAATTTCTCTGGAAAAATACCACCCGAGCTGGGCGAGTGCCAAGCCTTGCTGGAATTACTTTTACCGGAAAACCAACTGGAAGGTGAAATTCCTAGTGAACTAGGGTCTCTCAGTCAGTTGCAGAATCTCTTTTTGTATTCCAACAATTTGAGTGGTGAAATTCCCCTTAGCATTTGGAAGATTCAAAGCCTTCAAAATGTTCTTGTCTACAGGAACAACCTGACCGGAGAGTTACCTCTTCAAATGACCGAGTTGGAACAGCTGAAGAACATATCCTTATTTGAAAATCGGTTTACTGGAGTTATACCTCAAGGTTTGGGGATTAACAGCAGTCTAACACTGCTGGATTTCACCAACAACAACTTTTCAGGTCCTGTTCCACCAAATCTTTGTTTTGGCAAGCAACTGAATAAGCTTATGTTAGGTTATAATCATCTTGAAGGTGGCGTTCCTTCTCAATTAGGAAAGTGTTCTACTTTGACGAGAGTAATTCTCAAAAAGAATAATCTCTCAGGTGCCATTCCAGATTTTGTTAAGAACACAAATCCTATTTTCTTGGATCTCAGTGAGAATGGCTTCAGTGGGAAAATACCCCCAAGTTTGGCAAATCTTGGCAAtgttacatcaattgacttatcaATGAATAAGCTCTCAGGGTTTATACCACCGGAGCTGGCAAACCTTGTCAACCTCCAGGGTTTGGATCTGTCTTACAATAGTTTGGAAGGTGTACTGccacctcaactttcaaactgcCAGAGACTGTTGAAGCTTGACGTAAGTCATAATTTGTTGAGTGGCTCGATCCCGTCCACGTTTGGAAGCTTTAGAGAACTATCCGTTTTGGGTCTGAAGGAGAATGATCTTTCAGGAGGTATTCCAACCTCCTTGTTTGAACTCAAGAAGCTCTCCATGCTGCAGCTTGGTGGAAATGCACTCAGTGGGGGCATTCCTGCAGCAATTGCGACTGCATCAAGAGAAACACTGAGGTGGTTAAATCTGAGTAGTAACAGGTTGACAGGTGAACTTCCTGCCGAGCTAGGGAAATTTACTTTCCTGGAGGAGTTAGATATAGCTGGCAATAATCTTTC
This DNA window, taken from Nicotiana tabacum cultivar K326 chromosome 4, ASM71507v2, whole genome shotgun sequence, encodes the following:
- the LOC107762392 gene encoding uncharacterized protein LOC107762392, giving the protein MNAAFKNFIFFYCCCFSVSGYALSSDGTALLSLLRHWDTVPSAINSSWNASDATPCSWVGVECDRKQFITSLNLSGYGISGQLGPEIGHLQRLRTIDLGVNAFFGSIPSQLGNCTLLDYLDLSYNAFTGQIPQNLGNLQSLTYINLFSNSLTGNIPDSLFTIPHLETIFFNSNKLSGPIPSSVGNMPQLLSLWLYDNELSGPIPSSIVNCTKLKELYLNDNRLVGSLPENLDKLVHLVYLDVSNNRLEGTIPFCSGNCKYLDNLILSYNHFNGGLPQGLGNCSNLTVLAAISSGLSGPIPASLGQLTKLEKLYLTDNNFSGKIPPELGECQALLELLLPENQLEGEIPSELGSLSQLQNLFLYSNNLSGEIPLSIWKIQSLQNVLVYRNNLTGELPLQMTELEQLKNISLFENRFTGVIPQGLGINSSLTLLDFTNNNFSGPVPPNLCFGKQLNKLMLGYNHLEGGVPSQLGKCSTLTRVILKKNNLSGAIPDFVKNTNPIFLDLSENGFSGKIPPSLANLGNVTSIDLSMNKLSGFIPPELANLVNLQGLDLSYNSLEGVLPPQLSNCQRLLKLDVSHNLLSGSIPSTFGSFRELSVLGLKENDLSGGIPTSLFELKKLSMLQLGGNALSGGIPAAIATASRETLRWLNLSSNRLTGELPAELGKFTFLEELDIAGNNLSGTLRVLDGMSSLIFVNVSHNLFSGPVPANLMKFLNSTPTSFSGNLGLCLRYDPEEGSSCTENSNLRPCNLQSSNGRHLSGAETALIALGVLLFTISLFLVIAYMLLWRKNSGKEVAIFAQEGASSLLNKVLEATENLNDKYVIGRGAHGIVYKAILGPGKAYAVKKLVFVGIKDGSTSMVREIQTIGKVRHRNLVKLEDFWLRKDYGLILYNYMENGSLHDILHETNPPVTLEWSVRYRIALGTAQGLSYLHFDCDPAIMHRDIKPMNILLDSDLDPHISDFGIAKLLDQSAAISPSNTLQGTVGYMAPETAFAAAKSKESDVYSYGVVLLELITRKKALDPSLYGGTDFVSWVRSVWAEAEEIQKIVDPSILDEFIDSNIMEQVIEVLSLALRCTEKEVSKRPTMREVVKQLTRSSSSIRSKY